In Thermanaerothrix sp., the following proteins share a genomic window:
- the ilvD gene encoding dihydroxy-acid dehydratase — protein MKDHKEKEFKNLRSSMAKEGPMRAPHRALLGASGYAPWEVERPWIGVVNSYNSIVPGHRHLREIAEAVKGAVYAAGGLPLEFPVIAVCDGIAMGHRGMKFSLPSREVIADSIEIMAEAHRLDGLVMIGSCDKVVPAMAMAASRLNIPSIMISGGPMTAGEFKGRKVDLSQAFEGVGSFSRGSMSREDLSELEGSCCPGVGSCAGMFTANTMNCLMEVLGLALPGNGTVPAVHSRRITLAKESALCLMDMVRRSVRPLDLLTQEAFEDAIAVDVALGGSTNSALHLLAIAAEAGIRVSLDHLDRISRSTPNLCRLSPAGSHHIEDLHRAGGITAVMGELIKGGLLHPKRLTPMGKTLGEVCAGSGSDREVIRPFDAPYSPEGGIRVLKGSLAPMGAVVKSSAVDPAMLKHRGPARVFDREEAAMEAVMNRSIQEGDVVVIRWEGPKGGPGMREMLQVTAALAGQGLDRSVALITDGRFSGATRGASVGHVSPEAAEGGPIGLIRDGDVIEIDIPAGRLEVLADPAELKARELKRPKEDDRALGALKRFAALASSGAQGAAMKDLWEDL, from the coding sequence ATGAAGGACCATAAGGAAAAGGAATTCAAGAACCTCCGAAGCTCCATGGCCAAGGAAGGGCCCATGAGGGCCCCCCACAGGGCCCTCTTAGGGGCCTCGGGCTACGCCCCATGGGAGGTGGAGCGCCCCTGGATAGGGGTGGTTAACTCCTACAACTCCATAGTGCCGGGCCACAGGCACCTAAGGGAGATAGCCGAAGCGGTTAAGGGGGCCGTATACGCCGCCGGCGGGCTGCCCCTTGAGTTCCCGGTCATAGCGGTATGCGACGGCATAGCCATGGGACACCGGGGCATGAAGTTCTCCCTGCCAAGCCGGGAGGTCATAGCGGACTCCATTGAGATCATGGCGGAGGCCCACCGGCTGGACGGCCTTGTCATGATAGGAAGCTGCGACAAGGTCGTACCAGCCATGGCCATGGCGGCATCAAGGCTCAACATCCCGTCCATCATGATAAGCGGCGGCCCCATGACGGCTGGAGAGTTCAAGGGACGTAAGGTGGACCTGTCCCAGGCCTTCGAGGGGGTGGGAAGCTTCTCCAGGGGCTCCATGAGCCGTGAGGACCTCTCTGAGCTGGAGGGCAGCTGCTGCCCGGGGGTAGGTTCATGCGCTGGGATGTTCACCGCCAACACCATGAACTGCCTCATGGAGGTCCTGGGCCTAGCCCTTCCGGGCAACGGCACCGTACCGGCGGTGCACTCAAGGCGCATTACGTTGGCCAAGGAGTCCGCCCTCTGTCTTATGGATATGGTGAGGCGCTCCGTGAGGCCCCTGGACCTTTTAACCCAGGAGGCCTTCGAGGACGCCATTGCGGTGGACGTGGCCCTTGGGGGATCCACAAACTCGGCCCTCCACCTCTTGGCCATAGCGGCGGAGGCGGGCATAAGGGTCAGCCTGGACCACCTGGACAGGATATCCCGTTCAACCCCCAACCTTTGCCGGCTGAGCCCCGCCGGATCCCACCACATAGAGGACCTCCACAGGGCGGGGGGGATAACCGCGGTCATGGGGGAGCTCATCAAAGGAGGCCTGCTGCATCCTAAAAGGCTCACCCCCATGGGGAAGACTCTCGGGGAGGTCTGCGCCGGCAGTGGGTCGGATCGGGAGGTGATCCGGCCCTTTGATGCCCCATACTCCCCCGAAGGGGGCATCCGGGTGCTCAAGGGGTCCCTGGCCCCCATGGGGGCGGTGGTGAAGAGCTCCGCGGTGGACCCCGCCATGCTGAAACACCGGGGCCCCGCCCGGGTGTTCGACCGGGAGGAGGCCGCCATGGAGGCGGTTATGAACCGGAGCATACAGGAAGGGGACGTGGTGGTGATCCGCTGGGAGGGCCCAAAGGGTGGCCCCGGGATGCGGGAGATGCTGCAGGTAACCGCCGCCCTGGCGGGACAGGGGCTGGACAGGTCCGTGGCCCTCATAACCGACGGGCGCTTCTCCGGCGCCACGCGGGGGGCATCGGTGGGGCACGTGTCCCCGGAGGCGGCGGAAGGGGGCCCCATAGGGCTCATCCGGGACGGGGACGTAATAGAGATAGACATACCAGCCGGAAGGCTGGAGGTTCTGGCGGACCCGGCGGAACTCAAGGCAAGGGAGCTCAAAAGGCCCAAGGAGGATGACAGGGCCTTAGGGGCCTTGAAAAGGTTCGCCGCCCTCGCCTCATCGGGAGCCCAGGGGGCGGCCATGAAAGACCTATGGGAGGACCTTTAA
- the ilvE gene encoding branched-chain-amino-acid transaminase: MLVYLNGKLVPKEEAKVSVFDHGYLYGDGIFEGIRAYGGRIFRLKEHLRRLYDSARAICLEIPLSMDQMAEVCVDTCRANQIRDGYIRLVVSRGEGDLGLNPQKAKAPTVVCIADRIQMYPPELTERGLNVITAATRRSYGEVLSPHIKSCNYLPNIMAVIEALNAGAQEAVCMSREGYVAECTGDNVFIVRDGVLKTPHPSCGILKGITRDVVLELARGMNIPTEEALLTRFDLYTADEVFLTGTAAEVVPVTRIDGRAIGGGKPGKMTLRLKQAFSDLVSREGHPIYD, from the coding sequence ATGTTGGTTTACTTAAACGGGAAGCTGGTGCCCAAAGAGGAGGCCAAGGTGTCGGTGTTCGACCACGGGTACCTGTACGGCGACGGGATATTCGAGGGCATAAGGGCCTACGGCGGCAGGATATTCCGCCTTAAGGAGCACCTTAGGCGGCTTTACGACTCCGCCAGGGCCATATGCCTTGAGATCCCCCTGTCGATGGACCAGATGGCGGAGGTGTGCGTGGACACCTGCAGGGCCAACCAGATAAGGGACGGGTACATAAGGCTCGTGGTGTCAAGGGGCGAAGGGGACCTGGGGCTGAACCCCCAAAAGGCCAAGGCCCCCACGGTGGTGTGCATCGCGGACCGCATACAGATGTACCCCCCGGAGCTCACCGAGCGGGGGCTCAACGTGATCACCGCCGCCACCAGGAGGTCCTACGGGGAGGTCCTGTCCCCCCACATAAAGAGCTGCAACTACCTGCCCAACATAATGGCGGTGATAGAGGCGCTGAACGCGGGGGCCCAGGAGGCGGTTTGCATGAGCCGGGAGGGCTACGTGGCGGAGTGCACCGGGGACAACGTCTTCATCGTCCGTGACGGGGTGCTTAAGACCCCTCACCCCTCCTGCGGCATCCTAAAGGGCATCACCCGGGACGTGGTGCTGGAGCTGGCAAGGGGAATGAACATCCCAACCGAAGAGGCGCTGCTCACCCGGTTCGACCTATATACCGCCGATGAGGTGTTCCTCACCGGCACCGCCGCGGAGGTGGTGCCGGTGACCAGGATAGACGGACGCGCCATAGGCGGCGGCAAACCCGGAAAGATGACGCTGCGCCTAAAGCAGGCCTTTTCCGACCTCGTATCCCGGGAAGGGCATCCCATTTACGACTGA
- the aroQ gene encoding type II 3-dehydroquinate dehydratase — protein sequence MLRFMVINGPNMDLLGRREVGLYGSATLKDLEALCLRWGEENGVFVECLQSNHEGDLIEMVHRGSHEFQGVVMNAAGYGHTSVALRDAVSACSVPVVEVHITNVASREPFRHRSLLTPVVRGLVMGFGVKGYLLALGGLKEIVEGGP from the coding sequence GTGCTTAGGTTCATGGTGATAAACGGCCCCAACATGGACCTTTTAGGCCGCCGGGAGGTGGGGCTTTACGGCTCCGCTACCCTCAAGGACCTGGAGGCGTTGTGCCTCCGGTGGGGAGAGGAGAACGGGGTGTTCGTGGAGTGCCTTCAGAGCAACCACGAGGGGGACCTCATAGAGATGGTCCACCGGGGAAGCCATGAGTTCCAAGGGGTGGTGATGAACGCCGCGGGGTACGGGCACACCAGCGTGGCATTGAGGGACGCGGTGAGCGCCTGTTCCGTGCCGGTGGTGGAGGTTCACATTACCAACGTGGCATCCCGGGAGCCCTTCCGGCATCGCAGCCTCTTGACGCCGGTGGTGAGGGGGTTGGTCATGGGGTTTGGGGTCAAAGGATACCTGCTGGCCCTTGGGGGCCTTAAGGAGATCGTGGAAGGGGGGCCTTGA